From the Corvus cornix cornix isolate S_Up_H32 chromosome 1A, ASM73873v5, whole genome shotgun sequence genome, the window taaatattttccttgcgGAAGACAATCACTTTTCCTAGCACATGAAAAAGCCATGTCTTCAATTATATCTTTTTGAAATATGCCTGAAAACCAGTTACCACTGATTTTatggcttctttttttaatttttttcttccaaaatctAGTAACCTTTTTCATGTGAATGAGGTGGATAAAATATGCATTCAATGAAGGAGAAGATGGATGCCCTACAGTGAGTGCTCAAAACATTAGATTTCACAACTGAATTCTAGACTCTCCTGGAATAAGTATATTGTTAACAATTTTTTCCAAGTCAGCTCAAATTCAACAGTAAGAATGGTGCATGCCTCTCATTCTTAGCACTTACCAGTATCCACAGCCAAGGAAAGCTCTCTCTGAGAGCATTTGTGGGTTTGATCTCCTAAGACTGGTAACAACCAGATGGGAGATCTTGCTGCTAAGCCATTATGCTAAAGATGAGACTCATTACTAAtgttattttgaaaaggaaagcagtttTGTTCAGCTTGTAATtcaaaaataccatttaaattactttggCTTTTGTTGAGACCATTTAATTTGTACTAACCATTCACATTATCTATGGTTTTGATTACAAGAGTATTTGAAATCTTGAGACTGAGTGCATTTTCAATTCTAATTTAGAAGATTGCTTCAGACATACTGCATTTCTGAATAAAAGTAACCTAGTGATATTTGTTTTGGCCTTAAGAGTTAAGGATCAAGGAAagttaatgaattaaaaattaacagtcAAATGATCAAGTGAATTCAGAGGagagccacaaagatgatcagagggctggagcacctctgctgtgagcaAAGGCTcagagagttggggttgttcagctgcagaagagaaggctctgtaGAGACTTTATAACACATTATAGTATtaaagggagcctacaagagagatggagagggacttttttaCCAGGACATgtagtggcaggacaagggggaatggcttgAAGCTGAAGGAGAGTAGGTTTAGAATAGttcttgggaagaaattctttactgcgATGACAaagaggcactggaacaagttgcctGAAggagttgtggatgctccatccctggaggtgttcagtACTGGTCTGGATGGGGTTCTgtgcaacctggtctagtggaagacATCCCTCTCCatagcagggggttggaactagatgatctgtTGGGTCTTTttaaacccaaaccattctgattttataaaaggaaaaatagaagaatgacagcttattaaaaaaaaagggattgaTAAATAACTAATTACCaactaattatttttgaaacataGAATATCAATATTAAAAAGCAAGTCCTTCATAagtatttataataatttaagATTAGCAtgtattggattttttttttaaaaaagggttttattttccttttcaagtcAAACATGTATGgcacttttaatttattttattgaatatacatatataaaaagcagagatttaGGTGtatattaaggaaaaagaaacaaagactttctttgagaaaaagatgtttttctgaattatGTAGAAGCATATATTTGACAATGTACCTCACCTCTGTATTGGGTGATTTGCCAAACCTGGATCTGATTTTATCCAGATTTATGAACCAGGAAAATCAATTGCATTGATGTTTTTTGTAgattttaaacataatttatcCTTCTGAAATATACTTGTTAGGTTTGTATGTATTCATCCAGTAGCTAGTTCACTCTTTGTCAGCGCAAGCGTTCTTGAAATTTAATTCTTGCCTTCCGGGTTTAACCAAATCCCCTAGATGCAATCAGATGATAACCATAATATTCATGAGATTGACAGTACAATGTTCATCTCTGTCACACTTGCTACTCATGTATTTCTTAGTGTGTCTACTCAGACAATCTAGGGAATTTCTTAGAGGAAAAACCTCCACAGATTCTGTTAATATAAATGTATACATATAGTACTAATCATATGCTATACAGCCTCCCTGTGTGATGCACTAGAAGCCCAGAGCTAACACTGAAGTCATACGGACTGGGGGAACTTTTCTGCTTATTGTCTAACGtcaggaaaaatatgtttatagTAAATAATCAGAGGCAGTGGGAAGATGTCTACAAGACTAACACAATCAGAAttagaaaacttaaaaaatcccaaaaccaaaacactccaaaaaatccccaattcAGAAACATATTAATTTCTCATTGAATGAGGATTCTTCACTTTGTGTGTCTTCTATTGACTATGGATCACCCAGGACAGAATGGAGATTACATTCAGACCGAATTGATTAACCCGGTACACTTTGCATTTGTATCATACATGAACTGGACATGTAGATATGGAAGGCATGACAATCCTTAGAAACCATGCTGTAGTATTCATCTATGTGCAAATCTCTCAGGGGGAGTTCTCCATTTCatgaaggaacagaaaatgttgAAGCTGAGATCTGTTTAGAGGCCTGTCTAAGAGAGCAGTGCTGCCCTTGAAGTACCTGGGTTTGATAGTGACATTGGTACTCAAGCAGAAGGCTTGCTTAGTGTGAGTTGAAAAAGTAAGGAGAGTAAATTGGTCCCTTAAGTAATATAGAATCCAAGCAGTGCTCGTTTCAGCGAAAAGAcccaggaaaaagaacaaaggatATTTGTTGAGACAGAATAACAGATGCAATTATCTATTTTTTACATAATTGTCATGTcagatttataattttatacATTCCCTTTTGACAAGAAGTTGCAGTGACTAGCcacattattttcttacagTGCTCAGAAGTAAACTGCCAGTTTCAGGACAGATTTCCTTGTCACAATtgcctggaaaagaaacacattacCAACTACAGTACAAACGCATACTACcataagattttaaatttttatgtgCATAAAGTGCAATCCAATTTCTTTTCACAACATACTGGTCATAGATTTAAAGTTTTTGGCAATTAtaagatgggttttttttttgttctgtattgTCCACAGGATCTCTCTTacagagaaataataataaaaaagggtTTAAAGATCTCAAGAGAGGTTTGAGAATTTTTTGTATTctataaaattcaaaattttcaaCAAATAAATGTTTGCATATTGCCTGACCAAActggtaaaaaataaattgctttacTTGTTATTTCCCcacattttctgtgtctctAGTGAAGAGCTGGAAATGTCTGTATTTCTGGGGAATGGCACCAGGTGTGACCCAGCTGGTTGTATGCACTCTTTACCTTCCCATGTGTCCTTGCTTTATGGATTTGGTGTTTGAGAAGTCCAGACACTAATGCTCCTAATGATCAGCCATTCTTTTTGACTTTTAGTAACAAGTATTCTCATGCAGTTAATATCAAACAGAACTTTGTGCTCTACATCTGTTATttcaaaattcccatttttgaACTCCCCTAGTCTCAAGTAAGTAGTACATTGTCTCCCTTTTTTACTGCCTACAATCTTTTCACCTACTTCCAGGGCCCCATGatgtaaaatgtcattttgcCGATCTTCAGTTCCAGTGACAACTTtaattttactgattttaatGGGCTTTTCAAATACAATCCCATAGAAGTCTCCAGTAGAAGGAGCTTTGCCCCAGAAGTACTCATCAATGCTGCTGTAAGCCTTGCTTGCCTCATAGTTTTCAAATACATTCATATTGGTGTGCAAGTTTGCAGGTGGGTTGTCAGGAATATCAAATGATTCCTCTTCAAAATCATCATCCTTTAACTTGTTTTCAGCTCCTTTGTAAGATGAGTAGTACCCCATGTGCTGGAACAGAGATGGCTTAAAACGTATCACTTCCTTTTGAGCTAACAGCCCACGAAAGTGGATGAGCAGCCAATCACAAGGCATTTCTTGGTAAAACATCAACAGAAAATGGGCCAGGCGTGGTAGGTCATGAGAATGGTAAAGCTTTCCAATGTACCCCAGCTTGGAAAATTCCAAAGTCACCCAGTAGGATCCTTCTCGTGAGGTAACTACTTTCTTAACAGCAGTCAAAAAATTCTTTGAGCAGCGAACGTCGTCTTCTAGCATCACATAATAGTCAGAAAGATTAGCACAAAAGTTTAGAAGGAAAGCATAAtctacattttgttttgatcGAAACTTCACACGGTCCTCTGGGTCATTGTAATTCCTCTTAAGGCCATCCAGTACAGGATAGTAATCCTCAGGGACGTGAATAACGATTAATCTGCCCGCAATTATATGATGTGCAAACTTCTGTGAAATATCCTGGACCATCCCTTCACACCAGGCTGAGTCAAAATCTGCCAGCTG encodes:
- the MGAT4C gene encoding alpha-1,3-mannosyl-glycoprotein 4-beta-N-acetylglucosaminyltransferase C isoform X1; this translates as MKCCDSMQFFTRHNLKYFDKMRCLRKRSAVSFLGILVVCLLFMNLYIEDGYVLEGDKQIIRETATHQLNPERYVHSFKDLSNFSGSINISYRYLAGTPLPRKRYLTIGLSSVKRKKGNYLLETIKSIFEQSSYEELKEIAVVVQLADFDSAWCEGMVQDISQKFAHHIIAGRLIVIHVPEDYYPVLDGLKRNYNDPEDRVKFRSKQNVDYAFLLNFCANLSDYYVMLEDDVRCSKNFLTAVKKVVTSREGSYWVTLEFSKLGYIGKLYHSHDLPRLAHFLLMFYQEMPCDWLLIHFRGLLAQKEVIRFKPSLFQHMGYYSSYKGAENKLKDDDFEEESFDIPDNPPANLHTNMNVFENYEASKAYSSIDEYFWGKAPSTGDFYGIVFEKPIKISKIKVVTGTEDRQNDILHHGALEVGEKIVGSKKGRQCTTYLRLGEFKNGNFEITDVEHKVLFDINCMRILVTKSQKEWLIIRSISVWTSQTPNP
- the MGAT4C gene encoding alpha-1,3-mannosyl-glycoprotein 4-beta-N-acetylglucosaminyltransferase C isoform X2, with the protein product MQFFTRHNLKYFDKMRCLRKRSAVSFLGILVVCLLFMNLYIEDGYVLEGDKQIIRETATHQLNPERYVHSFKDLSNFSGSINISYRYLAGTPLPRKRYLTIGLSSVKRKKGNYLLETIKSIFEQSSYEELKEIAVVVQLADFDSAWCEGMVQDISQKFAHHIIAGRLIVIHVPEDYYPVLDGLKRNYNDPEDRVKFRSKQNVDYAFLLNFCANLSDYYVMLEDDVRCSKNFLTAVKKVVTSREGSYWVTLEFSKLGYIGKLYHSHDLPRLAHFLLMFYQEMPCDWLLIHFRGLLAQKEVIRFKPSLFQHMGYYSSYKGAENKLKDDDFEEESFDIPDNPPANLHTNMNVFENYEASKAYSSIDEYFWGKAPSTGDFYGIVFEKPIKISKIKVVTGTEDRQNDILHHGALEVGEKIVGSKKGRQCTTYLRLGEFKNGNFEITDVEHKVLFDINCMRILVTKSQKEWLIIRSISVWTSQTPNP